In the Colias croceus chromosome 1, ilColCroc2.1 genome, TGGACGGTCGGGCAGCTCGTCGACTAGCGGTGTGGAGGCGTTGGAGTGCGGGTCGGGCGGCGGCGTGCGGCGGCGCGGCTCGTCCCCGTCCCCCGCGCCCCCGCCcccgcccgcgcccgcgccaGCCCCGCTCCCCGCGCCCGGCCCCGCGCCTCCCGCGCTCTGCTCGCCGCCGCGCCCGCGCCAGTACTCTGACGCCAGCACGCGCGCTTGCAGACACGCTGCCAACCCTGTATATCCAACCACATTTCAATTGATGCCCTATATCAGACGAAGTGGCAAGTGAGCGATGCATGTGTAATACTATAGTGCTCGAGCGTTTCAGTCTTAAGTGGTATTCGCTCGTCTATTGTACAGATATATTAACAGATCATTTATAACAGAAACCAAAACCATTTAAagctaataataaatttaataatcatcACAGTCTATAATGCCTACGAAACCTCaataaaaagcaaaataatGGCATGCAATGTTTTATCTGTGGCAAAAGGAATATTGTGCaaagatattttttgaaaaatattgggCTATCGTTTCATGTGCTCACCAATTACATAAGATgcgaaaataaaatgaaaaacataattttataaatgaagaAGTAAATGTAGGCCAAGCCCAAGTAGTTTTCAGAAGGATTGAAAGCACTAAAGAAatctataaaatgaataaaaaaatctgataTAAAAAAGCAAAGATGAACTGAGTCAAAAAGATAGTTCGAATCGATAAAAAAGAGAATCAGAATACAACTGTCGACCGCTGCATCCCGATTGCATTACATTATCTTTCTGAAAGGGAATATAATACAGCGGAGAGAGCAGACGTCACCTGGCATCACGGATTCAATCGTTTACCGATTCGACGAGTACAAAATTCATGCAATATAGAATCACTCACGGCAATCTATCGATATAAGAAAAGTGTGTGACCTTCGAGCGGCTGGTGCGCGGCGGCGGGCGGCTCGTGGTAGCGCGCGCTCATGTGCACGGCCGCGTTGATGATGCTCTGGTTGCTGATCTCCAGCGTGCGCTCGATCTCGCCGTTCACCAGGTCGCCGATGGTGCGCGCGCCGCCCGACAGGCGTTCCTGCGACAAATGCCGACGTAGCGCTAGCTTCGCTGGTGACACCTTTGCAGAGATTCGTTACGGTCAGATATGTACACCGCTTGCGTCGCGCGCGCTCCTTTTGCGCCTCACCAGTGTCGACGTTATCGCTCCCGTTTAgagattttatacaatatggTTTTTTACATCTACTtctatttgtatataaatttatagaaaatactaaataacaaaaaacgaaaattaaatctaaaaataacaaaagatatattaaatttaattaaaaacacaacaTTGTAACATGgttgcaaaatataaaattatcaaaacgtaaatgaaaatttttacgGGATGAAACAAATCAAGTATAACTcaaattatagtagagccattttaataggcaacatttgacagttcaacaaaattcaacaacgtaacctagtaacgacgacatagaataacatgatatttcgttttgttagaactgcacatttgcttaacttttttcaattacgattacatatttataataatgatgaccgatacaagtaattttaagatttcattgtactgataaaccatacttaacataataaacaatttctgaattgaagaactgacgtcgctacaattttgtgtcaataaaccttttttctttttaaatactagagacgttactctaaaaatcgaaatctgacatctagaatcgaatgcattgattacttgtgaataaaaatcatcataaattaataaattcgattgacaaatgtttcaaatccgtatcgactaattcactttaatcgatgtttttaagcaggttacttCTCtacgaagataaaattgatagacgtcaaatgttgcctattaaattggctcgactataataaTGAAGACAACTATGTCTGTATTTTCCAAATTACCTGTGTATAATCTGGTTGCGAGGGGTGGTGGTTGCGTATGTCGGGCGGGCGCGGCTCGTGGTGCGCGTGCGAGGGGCGTGGCTCCCGCCGCTCGTGCCCGTACCGCTCGCGGCGCACGTCCCGCACGTCGCGACTGTCCCGCTCCCGCACATCTCTGGGGTCGCGCGTGTCCCGGCCGTCACGCATATCTCTTTGATCCCGCTTATCTCTCGAGTCACGCATGTCCCGAGAGTCCCGCATTTCTCGCGAGTCACGCACGTCTCTGGGATCGCGCATGTCCCGCGGGTCACGCACGTCTCTGGGATCGCGTACGTCTCTGGGATCGCGTACGTCTCTGGGATCGCGTAAGTCTCTAGGATCGCGCACGTCTCTAGGATCACGCACTTCTCTTGGATCGCGCATATCCCGCATTGGTCTAGCGTACGCTTGCGACGCATTCCCCGAAGATGCCGGCCGCGCTGCGTAAGCTGGATGCGGACCGTTCGGCCGCACGTACCCGTTGTTGTAAGCGTGATTTGGTACTGGTTGTCTTGGCTGTGGAATTATATAATTTCAGTAAAgccataataaaatattttacatgcaACATAATCCAAATCAAGTATAGACAAATAGAAATAACTCACCTCAAGTCGAGAAGCTTTGCGTTGTTCTTGATCTTCATTCAACACTGAAGTTATTATGCTCTTCAAACGATCTTCAAAATTGATCACTTTAGGTGATTCCTGCACTTTAGTGACCACGTTGAGCGGCTTCTGTGACTTGACGGGCGAATGACGCGACAGCGGCGTCACTTGACCGCTTCGCTGCGGCGGTATTTGTGAACGATGTATCGGAAGAGCTGCCTTTTGTTGCCTGCAAAAAAGTAAAcgtcaatacattttttttaaatgatgaaGTGCAAtacttttattgtataaaagtCGAAAGTTACCTGTGATCAGCATGTCGATCTGGGTCTTTTATATATCCATTCACAATAACATTTGGTTTGGTTATTTTTCCAGCTTCTATTTGTCGCCCCGTTTCTAGTATTTTCTGGGCCAAGATCTCAGGGTTCTGTTCCTCAATTTTGCCAACATCTGGCACATCTGGCCAATCCTGGGATCTGGACCGATGGTCTCGAGATTTTCTCGGTTTCGAGTTCACTGTGTGCGGTTTAACAGTCGCTACAGGCACTGTCGGCGTCGGTGCTTTTTGTTGTTCACTTGCCTTCTCCATTTGAATGATTTCATTTTGCAAGTGACCAACTTGTGCGTGTAACCGTTTCCTATGTGCTAATGTGGCCGATATTTCTTTCAATATGCAATCGTGCGCTATACTCTGCGTGATCTCAACGTCGGGCGGTATGTGCCCTAGCTGTCTATACTTTTCAGTTATCTCAAATGTTCTTTGCTTTACAAGCATAGCTTGTTCTacttctatattatttacctgAAAGAAAAAATGGTCATAAGTAAATTGATATTTACATTGAAtgcttatacatataattaattaacgatgaatattttgaaatagatTACCTGAGCCTGCAGTTTGCTGGCTTTACTTTGAAGCTCTTTATGCCTTCCCACAATTTCCTTTGCCTTCGCCAAAAGATCAACCGTATTATTAGCGTGAATACCCAATTCACTCATGCGCGCTTTCAATAATGCCACACTGTCGCTAATAAGAACACTTATTTGTTTATCCAACTGAGAGGCtcttgattttaatttttggttTCTTTcctgaaaaattaataaagcattattaattatatttaaaaatgatgcgGTCATTATCATaacttaataaacataatattatttattactttaaattgtaaaagtaCAAAGTCTCAGTCGTTTACCTTCTCCTTATCGATCTGGTTGCGTATCTCGAGCGCGTACTCGGGCGAGTTCATGCGCGCGATGAAGGCGAGGTACTGGTCGCGGAACATGTCGAGCAGCAGCTGCAGGCTGTAGGGCGTGTGCGGCGAGCGCGGGATCTCCAGCTCCGAGTGCAGCCGCTCCGGCGACTGCAGCTGCACGCCCAGCGCCGACAGCCGCTGCTCCACGCACCCGGGCGGCGGCGCCGTCACCTGACCGCCGCACCGCACAAACACTCGTATAGATATTGTCATAACAAACGCTAAGTGCTTTCGTTACAAAAAGCATTTGCAGCTTGGCAAtcgttataaaaaattgtatataataattgtatataatatttaaaggaataatataaaaaagcaaCACATGAAAAACATCaggctattttatttttatgcttcATTTACATGTCAAAGCGTGAATTTTGCAGAACAAAGTGCACtaagtaattattatgattatttttccgacccaaatatcgaccaatagaattgcaccattcgacgtcacgtggtacaacctacatggtattatactgataattttttgaaaattttctctggtcgttgacgtcaaactgacaggtttaattcaattgtgaaattattggccgacatttgggacggaaaaataatctcccgaataccacacgagcttcaaaattatctggcatttccctcaaggttccctgcaaacaaataaagtcgtcaagtttttcaggaaaaatcacTCGCGCTTCGAGCTCGTGATTTTTTAGCCCTGACTAAAAACTTGACTCCTTCATTTGTTTGCAACGAACCTATCGGAAAATACCCGATAATTTTTAAGCTCTTGTGGTATTATAAGTGAATAACTGcaaataaatcaaatcaaaacaGTATATCTCATTTAGTtgttatgatataaaaatgtttacgtCCATCCTTTAGACTTTAGAAGAAgcatgtaataaaataataaaatcaaaggAACCTGGTGATTCGGTAAGTTAACGGTATTTAACTCACAGCGCCATTGTGTATAGTGGAGGCGAGCGTGGTGGAGTGCAGCAGGTCGAGGCCGGCGATGTTGGGTCGCGCGGCGCGGCGCCGCTTcgcccgcgccgcccgccgccgCGCACCGCCCGCGCTCGCGCTGCGCTTCGTGCTGCGTCCGCGACGATCTACACGCGACATCACATTTAATATAACACTTCATGTGATGTAAAGGGAATAAACGCTACACGACGAAAAGGATAAGAGTGCAGAGCGATGTAAAAATAAGCTATTGAAATGGGAAGAGAAAAGCTGATTGTTGAAATTGCAATCAAAAAGTACTTGCATAGTCATGGGCTTCCTGACGTTAGAGCAAATtaagtgaaataatttaattttttaatgatagACATGCCTATATTAGGAATTGGTTTATTGTCTGTGAAACCAATTGGTGTCTGAAATCTGTTTtgcgatattttttatttaattttaaatgagtgTGTAGACTTTGTAGGTGTGAACAGTGTAATGAAGTAAATAAGTTAAATGTGAGTATGTTTGTAGTATTTTCACTCTCACCACTTTCTAGTATTTTCAAACCATTATTGACAAAATtacttttcataaataaattttagatcACACCTTCAAAGTAGTTAAATAAgcgaataataatttgttcactaaggtaattttattgaaacatGCTTaaccataaaattaaacaatttataaaccACAATGAAAATTAGATGAAGAAGTGAAAATACACaaagcatttattatattcacagtaaataagaaaataactCACTCACTAAGTAGTACTGTAAACAAATTATCATGCACTAAAACACCTACCAGTTAGCTAGCACAGAAAAGTTAAGTTTAGCTTTCAAGAAAAAACATCTAACaacatatttgtataaatcaTTGTAGTGCTAAGCTGCTACTTCTAACTAAACAAACCTGTCAAACAGAGGATGTCGGTAGTTTGATGAAGTTAACTTGATTATGACCATTTTAAATCTCTTAACAATACAACACTGAACGTAATTTTGAGTGATCCTCTGTAATCTTTAATTCAAAAATGTCTGTTTGAGATTCAAGGTTTCAATAAAACATCCAAACTGTTCAAAATAGTTTCAAATGAAACTGTGTCGATTGCCTCAAACAGATTGAATGATTCCATAATGTTGTGATAGAGGGACCATGAAACCGAGCATACTCTGACCGCTGTATGTTAAGCATAGCAGGAGTCCTGCGACATAATTTTGAAGTaagattataaatacattatagaTTATacaggttttttttatatagaataAATGTTGCTACATACGAATGCAATGTCAATGTTTTCTAATGAAAAGGGCCAaaggataataaatattattagttatttaggTAAATTACAAccattattgtaattattaccATTAtagtaaataactaaatagcGACATTTATTTTACGTAAACCTAGTcatcttattataatataagctaTCCCAAAATTGAGCAAGTGTGGCGGTAAGGAGTTGTGTGAAACGGACATAATTTtgatgttaaattaaatagcatttaaatgctttataaagtagattttttttgaaattgaGAATTTCCCattttttttgtcatcaaCTTGCACCGCACTTGGCAAATATTTTGggatatttttgatattatatatttggGTTGCTGCTTATAATGTGCATTACACTGTTTAAACACTAGTTATACGATTACAAGCATTTAATTGttgtcaaaaaaatttttcgaaCAACATACcactattacataatattattgttcattttataatatttttattcgatGTATATTATGGTATTATGCCTTAGTAAGTTaagtttatattgttttaaactgGACAAAAACTTGTCCCTGTCATTCAGGTTCATAACTGATATTTTCCTTCAGCATCATTTTTGTAGGAtatcaaattttataacaCACAAATATGATTGATTATAGTAGTAAGAAGCAAGCAAAGGGGTAGGTGGGCCATCTGTTGTAAAGTGGTCACCACCACCCATAAACATTAGTAATACTGAAggtgaaaatgaaatgaaaatttatttgtaaagtgTAACAGTTGCTTTGTTTGGTGCTCTTTCAACTCTTTGTGGAAGACCAATTTAATTGGTCAAGTGGGCAATCGGACAAGtgtttaaacatatttataatctgCTTGTAGATTACCTACGTATAAGATAAACAAATATGAAGTTCACTTTTTGGTTTGTAATCAAATCACTAGTTTAGTGATAATGATATAACTAATAGTGATTAAAAAGCCGATAATTCtgtattatgtacataaacataagctaaaggagaatggcaaactcccataggactctgggcctgatcgttacactgatgatttatgggtgattaaatagataaaaatatacagactctatgaatataataattatagatcttttctatgggatagcagagatattgggatattgattaagatcaattttgaatataacgttactaaggcccttctgccattaggtacgatacttctagaatacgatactcgcgtagaatactacttagatatttgctggctacccgatgctcgcatattatgcgactaaattcatcattattgtgcctcgtttttgtggaccgacgttataataataataattcatttatttattgcaacaacagttacgtcgttatgtcgagcaatcagcaattccagtgacgaagaagctcttgcagtttttcttttttatagaaatagaagacgccaacgtaagagtaagaagtactggattcatccatatattgaaagaaacataaattgtagagtttttgtagccgaacgagaactacaacatgatgattagatatttttatctttctaacgaaaagatacgcgcgagagtcgagacgcgatgcaaaagcgaccaacacggtgagtagtgctatactagtcgcggacgtgtaggataccagtagcgtagtgtgcgagcctacataaaaatgtatgtgagatactccgcggcgactagtctccgagacttgcaggatacttgaatcgcctatgcgtatcgtaatgggagaagggcctaaaacttcacttaaatgtcaaacaacaaacataaacaaatcactcaTAACTGACactattatgattaataatttgacattttattaatggccagctatctaaataaaaatgttataattattattgattaagtaaaacatgtttatattttatagaatgatctaaataaattaagatatgtgttaaaaataagttaagttttgcttctgatttataaagcatttgaattcaataaaattaaaaataaaatatagacattcattcgtattaatcgatatattcgaCTTTTTTACTAGTGTTGTCAACActgacaatctctgcttgataagaccggtagtcatagaaatctaaataacaatgccggtagtgaacacattatcttttttttcaaagatttgttttcccatagaatcaggagtaaatattttaccaagaattactaaaaataatataatgaattttaaatatattatgatttctgtaacagttaggcccagtttcgccattctcctttgtgtatatatttttttatt is a window encoding:
- the LOC123693161 gene encoding histone-lysine N-methyltransferase, H3 lysine-79 specific isoform X2; translated protein: MALDLRLHSPAGAEPVVYTWPLTSGHGSEKHDGALEIVETIRWVCDDLPEMKGALEKNILSDYDTHSYESMRALCDRFNRAIDSVVALEKGTSLPAQRLNKYPSRGLLKHILQQTYNQAVADPEKLNNYEPFSPEVYGETSYELVCQMIDQIDITAEDVFVDLGSGVGQVVLQMAAATPCRICFGVEKAEVPSKYAENMDLNFRMWMKWYGKKYGEYKLIKGDFLMDEHREKINSATIVFVNNFAFGPHVDHQLKERFADLKDGAKIVSSKSFCPLNFRITDRNLSDIGTIMHVSEMSPLKGSVSWTGKPVSYYLHIIDRTKLERYFQRLKNPKLKVSKRGIQNGCDEGEGSSKRNVSAPPTRQPTPDLLNGNSNHSTGSLPERRRKVARPRPIRGENGRTRARATVAKRRVARRSSDESDEESSGTDDAPPGPEPAPREWGAPWASSSDSNRRGRSTKRSASAGGARRRAARAKRRRAARPNIAGLDLLHSTTLASTIHNGAVTAPPPGCVEQRLSALGVQLQSPERLHSELEIPRSPHTPYSLQLLLDMFRDQYLAFIARMNSPEYALEIRNQIDKEKERNQKLKSRASQLDKQISVLISDSVALLKARMSELGIHANNTVDLLAKAKEIVGRHKELQSKASKLQAQVNNIEVEQAMLVKQRTFEITEKYRQLGHIPPDVEITQSIAHDCILKEISATLAHRKRLHAQVGHLQNEIIQMEKASEQQKAPTPTVPVATVKPHTVNSKPRKSRDHRSRSQDWPDVPDVGKIEEQNPEILAQKILETGRQIEAGKITKPNVIVNGYIKDPDRHADHRQQKAALPIHRSQIPPQRSGQVTPLSRHSPVKSQKPLNVVTKVQESPKVINFEDRLKSIITSVLNEDQEQRKASRLEPRQPVPNHAYNNGYVRPNGPHPAYAARPASSGNASQAYARPMRDMRDPREVRDPRDVRDPRDLRDPRDVRDPRDVRDPRDVRDPRDMRDPRDVRDSREMRDSRDMRDSRDKRDQRDMRDGRDTRDPRDVRERDSRDVRDVRRERYGHERREPRPSHAHHEPRPPDIRNHHPSQPDYTQVSPAKLALRRHLSQERLSGGARTIGDLVNGEIERTLEISNQSIINAAVHMSARYHEPPAAAHQPLEGLAACLQARVLASEYWRGRGGEQSAGGAGPGAGSGAGAGAGGGGGAGDGDEPRRRTPPPDPHSNASTPLVDELPDRPPGEGGEEVEESKWQDRIAFRFDQIISFASTAIEDKRRRSDEACNTSPDSGIGEAGRAAAAAAPAPPAPSPSAPSPPAPSPPAPSPPAPSPPTHHFKKRFFRRERWNTWASTPPPAVEWERPPM
- the LOC123693161 gene encoding histone-lysine N-methyltransferase, H3 lysine-79 specific isoform X1, producing the protein MALDLRLHSPAGAEPVVYTWPLTSGHGSEKHDGALEIVETIRWVCDDLPEMKGALEKNILSDYDTHSYESMRALCDRFNRAIDSVVALEKGTSLPAQRLNKYPSRGLLKHILQQTYNQAVADPEKLNNYEPFSPEVYGETSYELVCQMIDQIDITAEDVFVDLGSGVGQVVLQMAAATPCRICFGVEKAEVPSKYAENMDLNFRMWMKWYGKKYGEYKLIKGDFLMDEHREKINSATIVFVNNFAFGPHVDHQLKERFADLKDGAKIVSSKSFCPLNFRITDRNLSDIGTIMHVSEMSPLKGSVSWTGKPVSYYLHIIDRTKLERYFQRLKNPKLKVSKRGIQNGCDEGEGSSKRNVSAPPTRQPTPDLLNGNSNHSTGSLPERRRKVARPRPIRGENGRTRARATVAKRRVARRSSDESDEESSGTDDAPPGPEPAPREWGAPWASSSDSNRRGRSTKRSASAGGARRRAARAKRRRAARPNIAGLDLLHSTTLASTIHNGAVTAPPPGCVEQRLSALGVQLQSPERLHSELEIPRSPHTPYSLQLLLDMFRDQYLAFIARMNSPEYALEIRNQIDKEKERNQKLKSRASQLDKQISVLISDSVALLKARMSELGIHANNTVDLLAKAKEIVGRHKELQSKASKLQAQVNNIEVEQAMLVKQRTFEITEKYRQLGHIPPDVEITQSIAHDCILKEISATLAHRKRLHAQVGHLQNEIIQMEKASEQQKAPTPTVPVATVKPHTVNSKPRKSRDHRSRSQDWPDVPDVGKIEEQNPEILAQKILETGRQIEAGKITKPNVIVNGYIKDPDRHADHRQQKAALPIHRSQIPPQRSGQVTPLSRHSPVKSQKPLNVVTKVQESPKVINFEDRLKSIITSVLNEDQEQRKASRLEPRQPVPNHAYNNGYVRPNGPHPAYAARPASSGNASQAYARPMRDMRDPREVRDPRDVRDPRDLRDPRDVRDPRDVRDPRDVRDPRDMRDPRDVRDSREMRDSRDMRDSRDKRDQRDMRDGRDTRDPRDVRERDSRDVRDVRRERYGHERREPRPSHAHHEPRPPDIRNHHPSQPDYTQVSPAKLALRRHLSQERLSGGARTIGDLVNGEIERTLEISNQSIINAAVHMSARYHEPPAAAHQPLEGLAACLQARVLASEYWRGRGGEQSAGGAGPGAGSGAGAGAGGGGGAGDGDEPRRRTPPPDPHSNASTPLVDELPDRPPEGEGGEEVEESKWQDRIAFRFDQIISFASTAIEDKRRRSDEACNTSPDSGIGEAGRAAAAAAPAPPAPSPSAPSPPAPSPPAPSPPAPSPPTHHFKKRFFRRERWNTWASTPPPAVEWERPPM
- the LOC123693161 gene encoding histone-lysine N-methyltransferase, H3 lysine-79 specific isoform X3 — translated: MALDLRLHSPAGAEPVVYTWPLTSGHGSEKHDGALEIVETIRWVCDDLPEMKGALEKNILSDYDTHSYESMRALCDRFNRAIDSVVALEKGTSLPAQRLNKYPSRGLLKHILQQTYNQAVADPEKLNNYEPFSPEVYGETSYELVCQMIDQIDITAEDVFVDLGSGVGQVVLQMAAATPCRICFGVEKAEVPSKYAENMDLNFRMWMKWYGKKYGEYKLIKGDFLMDEHREKINSATIVFVNNFAFGPHVDHQLKERFADLKDGAKIVSSKSFCPLNFRITDRNLSDIGTIMHVSEMSPLKGSVSWTGKPVSYYLHIIDRTKLERYFQRLKNPKLKGIQNGCDEGEGSSKRNVSAPPTRQPTPDLLNGNSNHSTGSLPERRRKVARPRPIRGENGRTRARATVAKRRVARRSSDESDEESSGTDDAPPGPEPAPREWGAPWASSSDSNRRGRSTKRSASAGGARRRAARAKRRRAARPNIAGLDLLHSTTLASTIHNGAVTAPPPGCVEQRLSALGVQLQSPERLHSELEIPRSPHTPYSLQLLLDMFRDQYLAFIARMNSPEYALEIRNQIDKEKERNQKLKSRASQLDKQISVLISDSVALLKARMSELGIHANNTVDLLAKAKEIVGRHKELQSKASKLQAQVNNIEVEQAMLVKQRTFEITEKYRQLGHIPPDVEITQSIAHDCILKEISATLAHRKRLHAQVGHLQNEIIQMEKASEQQKAPTPTVPVATVKPHTVNSKPRKSRDHRSRSQDWPDVPDVGKIEEQNPEILAQKILETGRQIEAGKITKPNVIVNGYIKDPDRHADHRQQKAALPIHRSQIPPQRSGQVTPLSRHSPVKSQKPLNVVTKVQESPKVINFEDRLKSIITSVLNEDQEQRKASRLEPRQPVPNHAYNNGYVRPNGPHPAYAARPASSGNASQAYARPMRDMRDPREVRDPRDVRDPRDLRDPRDVRDPRDVRDPRDVRDPRDMRDPRDVRDSREMRDSRDMRDSRDKRDQRDMRDGRDTRDPRDVRERDSRDVRDVRRERYGHERREPRPSHAHHEPRPPDIRNHHPSQPDYTQVSPAKLALRRHLSQERLSGGARTIGDLVNGEIERTLEISNQSIINAAVHMSARYHEPPAAAHQPLEGLAACLQARVLASEYWRGRGGEQSAGGAGPGAGSGAGAGAGGGGGAGDGDEPRRRTPPPDPHSNASTPLVDELPDRPPEGEGGEEVEESKWQDRIAFRFDQIISFASTAIEDKRRRSDEACNTSPDSGIGEAGRAAAAAAPAPPAPSPSAPSPPAPSPPAPSPPAPSPPTHHFKKRFFRRERWNTWASTPPPAVEWERPPM
- the LOC123693161 gene encoding histone-lysine N-methyltransferase, H3 lysine-79 specific isoform X4: MALDLRLHSPAGAEPVVYTWPLTSGHGSEKHDGALEIVETIRWVCDDLPEMKGALEKNILSDYDTHSYESMRALCDRFNRAIDSVVALEKGTSLPAQRLNKYPSRGLLKHILQQTYNQAVADPEKLNNYEPFSPEVYGETSYELVCQMIDQIDITAEDVFVDLGSGVGQVVLQMAAATPCRICFGVEKAEVPSKYAENMDLNFRMWMKWYGKKYGEYKLIKGDFLMDEHREKINSATIVFVNNFAFGPHVDHQLKERFADLKDGAKIVSSKSFCPLNFRITDRNLSDIGTIMHVSEMSPLKGSVSWTGKPVSYYLHIIDRTKLERYFQRLKNPKLKVSKRGIQNGCDEGEGSSKRNVSAPPTRQPTPDLLNGNSNHSTGSLPERRRKVARPRPIRGENGRTRARATVAKRRVARRSSDESDEESSGTDDAPPGPEPAPREWGAPWASSSDSNRRGRSTKRSASAGGARRRAARAKRRRAARPNIAGLDLLHSTTLASTIHNGAVTAPPPGCVEQRLSALGVQLQSPERLHSELEIPRSPHTPYSLQLLLDMFRDQYLAFIARMNSPEYALEIRNQIDKEKERNQKLKSRASQLDKQISVLISDSVALLKARMSELGIHANNTVDLLAKAKEIVGRHKELQSKASKLQAQVNNIEVEQAMLVKQRTFEITEKYRQLGHIPPDVEITQSIAHDCILKEISATLAHRKRLHAQVGHLQNEIIQMEKASEQQKAPTPTVPVATVKPHTVNSKPRKSRDHRSRSQDWPDVPDVGKIEEQNPEILAQKILETGRQIEAGKITKPNVIVNGYIKDPDRHADHRQQKAALPIHRSQIPPQRSGQVTPLSRHSPVKSQKPLNVVTKVQESPKVINFEDRLKSIITSVLNEDQEQRKASRLEPRQPVPNHAYNNGYVRPNGPHPAYAARPASSGNASQAYARPMRDMRDPREVRDPRDVRDPRDLRDPRDVRDPRDVRDPRDVRDPRDMRDPRDVRDSREMRDSRDMRDSRDKRDQRDMRDGRDTRDPRDVRERDSRDVRDVRRERYGHERREPRPSHAHHEPRPPDIRNHHPSQPDYTQVIWKIQT